The DNA region ATTGCGATGGAAACAGCAGCAAAAGTGCAAAAAATACTGGATGAATATGGTGCAGGTATTAAGGTTGAAAATGTTTATTTGCAAGAAGTAGCTCCACCCGATGAAGTTGTAAAGGCTTTTGATGATGTAAATAGTGCGAAGCAGGATAAGGAGAAATTTATAAATGAAGCGAATAGATATGCAAATGATGTAATACCAAAAGCACAGGGTCAGGCACAGAAAATATTAAGAGATGCAGAAGCTTATTCATATGAAAGAGTAGCAATAGCAACTGGTGAGGCAAAGAGATTTAAAGCAATGTTAAAAGAATATAAAGCAGCTAAAGACATTACAGAAAAAAGAATTATTCTGGAAGCCATTCAAGATTTGATTCAAAATTCAAAAGAAAAAGTTATTGTGGATAGTTCGGATACTCTTAAATTACTTAACTTACCTGAGATAGGTGGTGGTACAAAATGAAAAAAACAACAAAATCAATCGTTTTGAGTTTAATAACAATTGTTATAATATTATTTATTTATACATCATTATTTATTGTTAATCAGGAACAACAAGCAGTAGTACTCAGATTTGGTGAAATTAAAAAAGTTGTTACAGAACCTGGTATAAGTTTTAAAACACCATTTATAGATAATGTGGTAAAATTTGAAAAAAGGCTTATGTTATATGATATAGACCCCGAAAGAATCATTACAGCTGATAAAAAAACAGTTATAGTCGATACGTACACTATATGGAGAATAAACGATCCCAAAACGTTTATAGAAAGCATGAGATCGGTACAGTTGGCCTTAACAAGAATAGATGATGTTGTTTATTCAAATGTAAGGGATTTAGTAGCTAAATATACATTAAATGAAGTATTATCCAAAAAAAGGGAAGAAATGTTGACAGAAATCACAAAAAGAAGCAGTGAGAATTTAAAACAGTTTGGAATTGAGATTGTTGATGTTAGAGTTAAAAGAACGGATTTGCCTCCAGATATATCCAAATCTGTATATAATAGAATGATGGCTGAAAGGTATTCAATTGC from Marinitoga sp. 1197 includes:
- the hflC gene encoding protease modulator HflC, whose translation is MKKTTKSIVLSLITIVIILFIYTSLFIVNQEQQAVVLRFGEIKKVVTEPGISFKTPFIDNVVKFEKRLMLYDIDPERIITADKKTVIVDTYTIWRINDPKTFIESMRSVQLALTRIDDVVYSNVRDLVAKYTLNEVLSKKREEMLTEITKRSSENLKQFGIEIVDVRVKRTDLPPDISKSVYNRMMAERYSIAAQIRAEGQRESEIIKAEADKKVKIILSEAQKNAEIIRGTADASVIAIYADAYNASPEFFELKRIADIYKDSFKDNILLLSPDSPILKYLYEGK